A part of Amycolatopsis lurida genomic DNA contains:
- a CDS encoding D-sedoheptulose-7-phosphate isomerase: MIEEHFAALSEAAGKSASWSPKLRDWGDRLATVLSSGGRLLACGNGGSAAEAQHLTGELVGRFRNDRQPFSAIALHADTSAVTAIVNDYGEHEVFARQVRAHGRPGDILVCLSTSGGSQNVVAAAKAAHELGVTTWAFTGPSPNPLAALCDDAIPVEAPSTATVQEVHLALVHALCTAFDDALGVPT; this comes from the coding sequence GTGATCGAAGAACACTTCGCAGCGTTGAGCGAGGCCGCCGGGAAGTCCGCTTCGTGGTCGCCGAAGCTCCGTGACTGGGGTGACCGGCTGGCCACCGTGCTGTCCTCGGGCGGACGGCTGCTCGCGTGCGGCAACGGCGGGAGCGCCGCCGAAGCCCAGCACCTCACCGGCGAACTGGTGGGCCGGTTCCGCAACGACCGGCAGCCGTTCTCGGCGATCGCCCTGCACGCGGACACCTCCGCCGTGACGGCCATCGTCAACGACTACGGCGAGCACGAGGTCTTCGCCCGCCAGGTGCGCGCGCACGGCCGGCCCGGCGACATCCTCGTCTGCCTTTCGACCAGTGGAGGGAGCCAGAACGTCGTCGCGGCCGCGAAGGCCGCGCACGAGCTCGGCGTCACCACCTGGGCGTTCACCGGCCCCTCCCCCAACCCGCTGGCTGCGCTGTGCGACGACGCGATCCCGGTGGAGGCGCCGTCGACGGCGACCGTGCAGGAGGTCCATCTCGCGCTGGTGCACGCCCTGTGCACCGCGTTCGACGACGCGCTGGGGGTGCCCACGTGA
- a CDS encoding carbamoyltransferase family protein, whose amino-acid sequence MRILGVNAVFHDPAAALVVDGEIVAAAEEERFSRRKHGKRPVPFSAWEQPAEAAAWCLAEAGISAQDLDVVGYSYDPALVEPGLAGHDGKNECLRTDFARRAPAFLKAALPGLDPATVRFVRHHVAHAASAALAAPFDDCAVLVADGRGESTSYLAGEYRDGKFEELAEQRLPHSLGLMYEDLTEHLGFARSSDEYKVMALASYGKPRFLDRIAESVHTNGMGFRTDEIDWASFAPAVEPGQEPGQIHADLTASVQRCLEDVLLELAAKVHEHTGHTDLAMAGGIALNCVANTRLHAEGPFDRIWVQPAAGDAGTALGAALQLAADFGERGSPMTGADLGRGFTDDQLENALKTANVRYERPDDVAEAVAEALADNRIVAWFQGRSEFGPRALGHRSLLAHPGHEANLERLNDVKGREQFRPVAPMVLEERAGDIFSRGPLPSPYMLFVHDVAPEWRDRIPAVTHVDGTARVQTVDAAVEPLVARMLGAFERRTGLPAVVNTSLNTAGRPMVDSPRDALECFGSAPIDLLALGPFVVRRP is encoded by the coding sequence GTGCGCATACTCGGTGTCAACGCCGTTTTCCACGACCCGGCCGCGGCCCTCGTGGTCGATGGTGAGATCGTGGCCGCGGCGGAGGAAGAACGGTTCAGCCGTCGCAAGCACGGCAAGCGGCCGGTGCCGTTCTCCGCTTGGGAACAGCCGGCCGAAGCCGCCGCATGGTGCTTGGCGGAGGCGGGAATCTCCGCGCAGGATCTCGACGTCGTCGGCTATTCGTACGATCCGGCGCTCGTCGAGCCGGGCCTGGCGGGGCATGACGGGAAGAACGAATGCCTCCGCACCGACTTCGCCCGGCGGGCTCCCGCGTTCCTCAAGGCGGCCTTGCCCGGGCTGGATCCCGCGACCGTCCGGTTCGTCCGGCACCACGTCGCGCACGCCGCCTCGGCCGCGCTCGCCGCGCCGTTCGACGACTGCGCGGTACTGGTGGCCGACGGCCGCGGCGAGAGCACGTCCTATCTCGCGGGCGAGTACCGCGACGGCAAGTTCGAAGAGCTCGCCGAGCAACGGCTCCCCCATTCCCTCGGGCTGATGTACGAGGATCTGACCGAGCACCTCGGATTCGCCCGGTCCAGCGACGAGTACAAGGTGATGGCGCTGGCCTCCTATGGGAAGCCCCGCTTCCTCGACCGGATCGCGGAGAGCGTGCACACCAACGGAATGGGGTTCCGTACCGACGAGATCGACTGGGCCTCGTTCGCGCCCGCCGTCGAACCGGGGCAGGAACCCGGGCAGATCCACGCCGATCTGACCGCGAGCGTGCAGCGCTGCCTGGAGGACGTGCTCCTCGAACTCGCGGCCAAGGTCCACGAGCACACCGGACACACCGACCTCGCGATGGCGGGCGGGATCGCGCTCAACTGCGTCGCCAACACCCGGCTCCACGCCGAGGGTCCGTTCGACCGGATCTGGGTTCAGCCCGCCGCCGGTGACGCCGGCACCGCGCTCGGCGCGGCGCTGCAACTCGCCGCCGACTTCGGTGAACGCGGGAGCCCGATGACCGGTGCGGACCTGGGCCGCGGCTTCACGGACGACCAGCTGGAGAACGCGCTCAAGACCGCTAACGTGCGCTACGAGCGCCCGGACGACGTCGCGGAGGCCGTCGCCGAAGCGCTGGCCGATAACCGGATCGTGGCCTGGTTCCAGGGCCGATCCGAATTCGGCCCGCGCGCGCTCGGGCACCGGTCGCTGCTCGCGCATCCCGGGCACGAGGCCAATCTGGAACGGCTGAACGACGTGAAGGGCCGCGAACAGTTCCGCCCGGTCGCCCCGATGGTGCTCGAGGAACGCGCGGGTGACATCTTCTCCCGCGGCCCGCTTCCCAGCCCGTACATGCTCTTCGTACACGACGTCGCGCCGGAGTGGAGGGATCGCATCCCGGCCGTCACGCATGTCGACGGCACCGCCCGCGTGCAGACCGTCGACGCCGCCGTCGAACCGCTCGTGGCGAGAATGCTCGGCGCGTTCGAACGGCGTACCGGACTGCCCGCCGTGGTCAACACCAGCCTCAACACCGCGGGCAGGCCGATGGTCGATTCCCCGCGCGACGCGCTGGAGTGCTTCGGTTCGGCCCCCATCGACCTGCTCGCCCTCGGACCTTTCGTGGTCCGCCGTCCCTGA
- a CDS encoding SDR family oxidoreductase — translation MRPLGNVLITGGASGLGAATVEAVREAGGTPLVIDRAEPASDVAFVQADLADSAAAASAVDELAERAGGIDGVFTAAGTDACGALDEVSTEDWERVVRVNLLGTAAVVRAALPHLRLSHGTVVTCASTLGLRVAGDASAYCASKFGVVGFTRALAMELAGRVGVTLLIPGGMHTAFFDDRAEQYKPPPDAKLNQPEHVAASVVFALSQPPGCEVRELVVCASEEGSWP, via the coding sequence ATGCGCCCTCTCGGCAACGTCCTGATCACCGGCGGCGCCTCCGGACTCGGTGCCGCGACCGTGGAAGCCGTCCGCGAAGCGGGTGGCACACCCCTCGTCATCGACCGCGCCGAACCCGCGTCCGACGTCGCCTTCGTCCAGGCCGACCTGGCCGATTCCGCCGCGGCCGCGAGCGCCGTGGACGAACTCGCCGAACGGGCGGGCGGGATCGACGGCGTCTTCACCGCGGCGGGAACCGACGCGTGCGGCGCGCTCGACGAAGTGTCCACAGAGGACTGGGAACGCGTCGTGCGGGTCAATCTTCTTGGCACCGCCGCGGTCGTCCGCGCGGCGCTACCCCATCTGCGGCTGAGCCACGGCACGGTGGTGACCTGCGCGTCGACGCTGGGGCTGCGGGTGGCCGGGGACGCGAGCGCCTACTGCGCCTCGAAATTCGGCGTCGTCGGCTTCACCAGGGCACTCGCCATGGAACTGGCGGGCCGGGTCGGGGTGACCCTGCTGATCCCCGGCGGCATGCACACGGCGTTCTTCGACGACCGGGCCGAGCAGTACAAGCCGCCGCCGGACGCGAAACTCAACCAGCCCGAGCACGTCGCGGCTTCGGTGGTGTTCGCGCTGTCCCAGCCGCCCGGCTGCGAGGTCCGCGAACTCGTGGTGTGCGCTTCGGAAGAGGGGTCCTGGCCGTGA
- a CDS encoding UDP-glucose dehydrogenase family protein, with the protein MGVIGAGYVGLTSAACFTQLGHQVVCVDNDQSKVDDLVRGEVTIVEPGLTELVRDGLGSGRLRFTTEPPELSDVDFVLLCLPTPEGKDGAADVRVLEEVVATLPGLLRPGCAVVTKSTVPVGTGTRLAELLGRPDLPVVSNPEFLREGHAVEDFLRPDRIVLGSVPENRAAAERVAALYGETNAPVWFTDPASAELAKYASNAFLALKVSYVNVLAELCEHYGADIRDVGRLMGLDSRIGPAFLVPGPGWGGSCLPKDTAALLRTAENAGVDFGILRDAMKANARQRAAVVRKIRLAITGVSDGSLSGTRIGLLGLAFKAGTGDLRESPALAVARELARSGAVLTAYDPGVEAVEPDIVQVVDDPYLVAKDAAALVVLTEWPEFRELDWERLAAATERAVVVDARNLLDPAAVGEAGFTHMGLGTDPNRRTG; encoded by the coding sequence GTGGGAGTGATCGGCGCCGGCTACGTCGGTCTCACGAGCGCCGCGTGCTTCACGCAGCTGGGGCATCAAGTGGTCTGCGTCGACAACGACCAGTCCAAAGTGGACGACTTGGTGCGCGGCGAGGTGACGATCGTCGAACCGGGGCTCACGGAACTCGTCCGGGACGGGCTGGGCAGCGGGCGGCTCCGGTTCACCACCGAGCCGCCTGAGCTGTCCGATGTGGACTTCGTGCTGCTCTGCCTGCCCACTCCGGAAGGGAAGGACGGCGCCGCCGACGTCCGGGTGCTGGAAGAGGTCGTGGCCACGCTCCCCGGCCTGCTGCGGCCCGGCTGTGCCGTCGTCACCAAGTCCACCGTGCCGGTCGGCACCGGGACCCGCCTGGCGGAGCTGCTCGGGCGGCCGGATCTGCCCGTGGTGAGCAATCCCGAGTTCCTCCGCGAGGGGCACGCCGTCGAAGACTTCCTGCGGCCCGACCGGATCGTCCTCGGCTCGGTGCCGGAGAACCGGGCGGCCGCCGAACGGGTTGCCGCGTTGTACGGCGAGACGAACGCGCCGGTGTGGTTCACCGATCCGGCCAGCGCCGAGCTCGCGAAATACGCCAGCAACGCCTTCCTGGCGCTGAAAGTGTCCTATGTGAACGTCCTCGCCGAACTCTGCGAGCACTACGGCGCCGACATCCGTGACGTCGGGCGGCTCATGGGGCTCGATTCGCGGATCGGCCCCGCCTTCCTCGTGCCCGGCCCCGGCTGGGGCGGCTCGTGCCTGCCCAAGGACACCGCCGCGCTGCTGCGGACCGCCGAAAACGCGGGCGTCGACTTCGGCATCCTGCGTGACGCCATGAAGGCCAACGCGCGCCAGCGGGCGGCCGTCGTGCGGAAGATCCGCCTCGCGATCACCGGGGTTTCGGACGGCTCGCTCTCGGGCACTCGTATCGGGCTGCTCGGACTGGCGTTCAAGGCGGGGACCGGGGATCTGCGTGAGTCTCCCGCGCTCGCGGTCGCGCGGGAGCTCGCCAGGAGCGGCGCGGTGCTGACCGCGTACGACCCCGGCGTCGAGGCCGTCGAGCCGGACATCGTCCAGGTCGTCGACGACCCGTACCTGGTCGCGAAGGACGCGGCGGCGCTGGTGGTGCTCACCGAGTGGCCCGAGTTCCGCGAGCTCGACTGGGAACGGCTCGCCGCCGCCACCGAGCGCGCCGTCGTCGTCGACGCCAGGAATCTCCTGGATCCGGCGGCCGTCGGCGAAGCGGGCTTCACCCATATGGGGCTCGGTACGGACCCGAACAGGAGGACAGGATGA
- a CDS encoding NAD-dependent epimerase/dehydratase family protein, with translation MNRVLVTGGAGFVGSHLCERLLDAGTEVVAADNFATAVTANVAHLLERPGFRLLARDVTGPMSAPGPFDVVFHLASAASPRDYFRLPLETLRAGSHGTERALDIAERDDARFVLASTSEVYGDPQEHPQREEYWGNVNPIGPRSVYDEAKRYAEALTSAMRRERAVNTGIARIFNTYGPRMRPDDGRMIPTFIGQALAGEPLTVTGTGDQTRSLCYVDDTVGGLIALAGSDVPGPVNLGNPHELTVLRIAEEVLAVTGSASRIEHVEAAVDDPARRCPDISRARRELGWEPEVPLTEGLPRTVAWFARRRSGPHPAVGA, from the coding sequence ATGAACAGAGTGCTGGTGACCGGGGGCGCGGGTTTCGTCGGTTCGCATCTGTGCGAACGTCTGCTGGACGCGGGCACGGAGGTCGTCGCGGCCGACAATTTCGCCACGGCCGTCACGGCCAACGTGGCGCATCTGCTCGAGCGGCCGGGGTTCCGGCTTCTCGCCCGCGACGTCACCGGGCCGATGAGTGCGCCCGGCCCGTTCGACGTCGTCTTCCACCTCGCGTCCGCCGCCTCGCCCCGTGACTACTTCCGCCTGCCGCTCGAGACGCTGCGCGCGGGCTCGCACGGCACAGAGCGAGCGCTGGACATCGCCGAACGCGACGACGCCCGCTTCGTCCTCGCTTCGACGAGCGAGGTCTACGGCGATCCGCAGGAGCACCCGCAGCGCGAGGAATACTGGGGGAACGTGAACCCGATCGGACCGCGCAGCGTCTACGACGAGGCCAAGCGGTACGCCGAAGCGCTCACGTCGGCCATGCGCCGGGAACGGGCCGTGAACACCGGCATAGCCCGGATCTTCAACACCTACGGCCCGCGCATGCGCCCCGACGACGGCCGCATGATCCCGACGTTCATCGGACAGGCGCTGGCGGGCGAGCCGCTCACCGTGACCGGCACCGGCGACCAGACCCGTTCCCTCTGCTACGTCGACGACACGGTCGGCGGGCTGATCGCGCTGGCCGGCTCCGACGTGCCCGGCCCGGTGAATCTGGGCAATCCGCACGAACTCACCGTGCTGCGGATCGCGGAGGAGGTCCTGGCCGTCACCGGCAGCGCGTCGCGGATCGAGCACGTCGAAGCGGCGGTCGACGATCCGGCCCGCCGCTGCCCGGACATCTCCCGTGCCCGCCGGGAGCTCGGCTGGGAGCCGGAAGTCCCGCTGACGGAAGGACTTCCGCGCACCGTCGCCTGGTTCGCGCGGCGGCGGTCCGGCCCCCACCCGGCCGTCGGTGCGTGA
- a CDS encoding glycosyltransferase family 9 protein, which translates to MAVTGGILVLRALGLGDLLTAIPALRALRRAFDGERLVLAAPEKLRDIVELIDAVDELLPTAGLGELSWPGEPPRLAVNLHGRGPESIHDLLAQDPLELITHRHPDFPGVDGPDWPAEAHEVDRWCRLLEAARIPADRTDLALPPPPGPSPAAGAVVIHPGAAFAARRWPPDRYARVARALSGSHRVVVTGNAAEAPLAREIAEAAGLPAESVLAGDGLAELAATVAEARLVICGDTGVGHLATAYGTPSVLLFGPTPPRLWGPPPEARQHTVLWVGDVGDPHGEAPDPGLLLLREERVLSAAEGLLAAGASRG; encoded by the coding sequence CTGGCCGTGACCGGTGGCATCCTCGTGCTGCGCGCCCTCGGCCTGGGAGATCTGCTCACCGCGATTCCCGCTCTGCGGGCGCTGCGCCGCGCCTTCGACGGCGAGCGCCTGGTGCTCGCCGCGCCCGAGAAGCTGCGCGACATCGTCGAACTGATCGACGCGGTGGACGAGCTGCTCCCGACGGCCGGACTGGGCGAACTGTCCTGGCCCGGCGAGCCGCCGCGGCTGGCGGTGAACCTGCATGGCCGCGGCCCGGAGAGCATCCACGACCTGCTCGCCCAGGACCCGCTCGAACTGATCACGCACCGGCATCCGGACTTCCCCGGCGTCGACGGACCGGACTGGCCCGCCGAAGCGCACGAAGTCGACCGCTGGTGCCGTCTGCTCGAGGCCGCCCGCATCCCGGCCGACCGCACCGATCTCGCGCTGCCGCCGCCGCCCGGTCCCAGCCCGGCGGCGGGCGCGGTGGTGATCCATCCCGGTGCCGCGTTCGCCGCCCGGCGCTGGCCGCCGGACCGGTACGCGCGGGTGGCGCGGGCGCTCTCCGGAAGTCACCGGGTGGTCGTCACGGGAAACGCGGCGGAAGCACCGCTCGCCCGCGAGATCGCCGAAGCGGCCGGGCTGCCGGCCGAGTCGGTGCTCGCCGGCGACGGGCTCGCCGAACTGGCCGCGACCGTGGCTGAAGCGCGGCTGGTCATCTGCGGCGACACCGGTGTCGGTCACCTCGCCACCGCATACGGGACGCCGTCGGTCCTGCTCTTCGGGCCGACCCCGCCGCGGCTGTGGGGCCCGCCTCCCGAGGCCCGGCAGCACACCGTCCTCTGGGTGGGCGACGTGGGCGATCCGCACGGCGAAGCCCCGGATCCGGGGCTGCTGCTGTTACGCGAGGAGCGCGTCCTCTCCGCGGCCGAAGGCCTGCTGGCCGCGGGGGCTTCCCGTGGGTGA
- a CDS encoding PfkB family carbohydrate kinase: protein MRPLVVLGDALLDVDVDGTSDRLCPDAPVPVVDLAREWRRPGGAGLAALLAARSTAEVVLVAPLGGDQAGRTLAGLLEREVRVVPMPLCGTTVTKTRVRAAGQSLVRLDSGDGRAEHSPLTAGVREALRSAGAILVADYGRGVTGHPEVRELLAELAGTIPVVWDPHPRGAEPVAGIRLATPNLAEAEQLTESRADAEDLAKQVHSRWKADAVCVTTGSQGAVLTEGGSCTTFRPPSGVVAKDTCGAGDRFASAVTAALLDGASTADAVATGVETAARFVATGGAATLSTVDNEPRPETAHRGASAFDVAARVRAGGGRLVATGGCFDLLHPGHASLLRQARALGDALVVCLNSDASVRGLKGPGRPIVTARDRARLLTELSSVDAVVVFDEPDPAAVLDRLRPDVWVKGGDYADTELPESAVVRRHGGEIVLIPTIRGYSTTRLVAAAEGA from the coding sequence GTGAGGCCGCTGGTCGTACTGGGCGACGCCTTGCTGGACGTCGACGTCGACGGCACGTCGGACCGGCTCTGCCCGGACGCGCCGGTCCCCGTGGTCGACCTCGCCCGCGAGTGGCGGCGGCCGGGCGGCGCCGGGCTGGCCGCGTTGCTCGCGGCCCGGTCCACTGCCGAGGTCGTCCTGGTCGCCCCGCTGGGGGGCGACCAGGCAGGCCGCACCCTGGCTGGGCTTCTGGAGCGCGAGGTCCGGGTGGTGCCGATGCCGTTGTGCGGCACCACCGTCACCAAGACGCGTGTTCGCGCCGCCGGGCAATCGCTGGTCCGCCTCGACAGCGGGGACGGGAGGGCGGAGCACTCGCCGCTCACCGCCGGCGTCCGTGAAGCGCTGCGTTCGGCGGGCGCGATCCTCGTCGCCGACTACGGCCGCGGCGTGACCGGCCATCCGGAGGTCCGCGAGCTGCTCGCCGAACTGGCGGGCACCATCCCGGTCGTCTGGGATCCGCATCCCCGCGGAGCCGAGCCGGTCGCGGGAATCCGGCTCGCCACCCCGAATCTCGCCGAAGCCGAGCAGCTCACCGAATCCCGCGCCGACGCCGAAGACCTCGCGAAGCAGGTGCACTCGCGCTGGAAGGCCGACGCGGTCTGCGTGACCACGGGTTCGCAAGGCGCGGTGCTGACCGAGGGCGGCTCGTGCACCACGTTCCGGCCGCCGTCGGGCGTCGTCGCCAAGGACACCTGCGGTGCGGGCGACCGCTTCGCGTCCGCGGTCACCGCCGCGCTGCTCGACGGGGCGTCCACCGCCGACGCGGTGGCCACCGGGGTCGAGACGGCGGCGCGGTTCGTCGCCACGGGCGGCGCCGCCACGCTGTCCACTGTGGACAACGAACCGCGGCCGGAGACGGCGCACCGCGGCGCTTCGGCGTTCGACGTGGCCGCACGGGTCCGCGCGGGAGGCGGCAGGCTCGTCGCCACCGGCGGCTGTTTCGACCTGCTGCACCCCGGGCACGCGAGTCTGCTGCGGCAGGCTCGCGCCTTGGGCGACGCCCTCGTCGTCTGCCTCAATTCCGACGCCTCCGTGCGCGGCCTGAAGGGCCCGGGACGGCCGATCGTGACCGCCCGGGACCGCGCCAGGCTGCTCACCGAACTCTCTTCGGTCGACGCCGTCGTGGTGTTCGACGAACCCGATCCCGCCGCGGTACTCGACCGCCTCCGCCCGGACGTTTGGGTCAAGGGCGGCGACTACGCGGACACGGAACTCCCCGAAAGTGCCGTCGTGCGCAGGCACGGCGGCGAGATCGTCCTGATCCCGACCATCCGCGGCTATTCCACCACCCGGCTGGTGGCCGCGGCGGAAGGAGCATGA
- a CDS encoding glycosyltransferase family 2 protein: MEDEVTDRITVVVITHNRRGQLLETLGSMIALPDAAPIVVVDNASRDGTADAVEERFPSIRVIRSSRNLGAVARNLAVRAVETPYVAFCDDDTRWQPGSLRRAVEQLDAHPGLGVVTGRCLVEPALTEDPITPELRHSPVPGPDWLPGPALLGVMAGLSAVRVRAFHEVGGFSDRMWLGGEEELFALDLAAKGWWMCWDEEMVIHHAPSAVRDPRRRRQLGIRNTLWTLWLRRPPGSIARRMVTVLRSAPFDRATFAAVAEAMRGIPWVLRERAVVPAGVERGLVLLEESQRKSLARRYVG, translated from the coding sequence ATGGAGGATGAAGTGACGGACCGGATCACGGTCGTGGTGATCACGCACAACCGGCGCGGGCAGCTGCTGGAAACCCTCGGCTCGATGATCGCGCTGCCCGACGCGGCGCCGATCGTGGTGGTGGACAACGCTTCCCGCGACGGTACGGCGGACGCCGTCGAGGAACGGTTCCCGTCGATCCGGGTGATCCGCTCGTCCCGGAACCTCGGCGCCGTCGCACGCAATCTCGCCGTCCGTGCGGTGGAGACGCCGTATGTGGCTTTCTGCGACGACGACACCCGGTGGCAGCCGGGGTCCCTGCGGCGAGCCGTCGAGCAGCTCGACGCCCATCCCGGGCTGGGTGTGGTGACCGGGCGATGCCTGGTGGAGCCGGCTCTGACCGAGGACCCGATCACCCCGGAGCTGCGGCACTCACCGGTCCCAGGCCCGGACTGGCTGCCCGGCCCGGCGCTGCTGGGTGTCATGGCGGGTCTGTCGGCCGTCCGCGTCCGCGCGTTCCACGAGGTCGGCGGCTTCTCCGACCGGATGTGGCTCGGCGGAGAGGAGGAGCTGTTCGCCCTCGACCTCGCGGCCAAGGGCTGGTGGATGTGCTGGGACGAGGAGATGGTGATCCACCATGCCCCCTCGGCCGTCCGCGATCCGCGGCGGCGTCGTCAGCTCGGCATCCGCAACACCCTGTGGACGTTGTGGCTGCGCCGTCCACCCGGCAGCATCGCGCGCCGGATGGTCACGGTGCTGCGTTCGGCGCCGTTCGACCGGGCCACGTTCGCGGCGGTGGCGGAAGCGATGCGGGGGATCCCCTGGGTGCTGCGAGAGCGTGCGGTGGTCCCGGCGGGAGTGGAGCGCGGGCTGGTGCTGCTGGAGGAGTCGCAGCGGAAGTCGTTGGCGCGACGGTACGTGGGGTGA
- a CDS encoding polysaccharide pyruvyl transferase family protein produces the protein MRALVIGWASFRHGEATAGDVLSMRRVDEALSTMGLPHDLAWSPVYRPGDVNYEEVDPARYSHVVFVCGPAHGRQVREVHRRFAHCHRIAVGVSVIDPEDDTVTGFDEIFARDQGGLGSPDLSLGVPTDTVLVTGVILAPGQQEYGDLGHHAAVHASVKDWIAGVDCARVPLDTRLAASDWERCETPDQFTSILSHLDVVVTTRLHGLVLSLQAGVPALAIDPVEGGGKVTAQADALGWPALVPAEEAANRDVLDSWWRWCSSVQGRAMAALRALPGDDGLMRDMVKALKTRPVR, from the coding sequence ATGCGTGCATTGGTGATCGGCTGGGCGAGCTTCCGGCACGGCGAAGCGACGGCAGGAGACGTTCTCAGCATGCGCAGGGTCGACGAGGCGTTATCTACCATGGGGCTTCCGCACGACCTGGCGTGGAGCCCGGTCTATCGGCCGGGCGACGTGAACTACGAAGAGGTGGATCCGGCGCGGTACAGCCACGTGGTGTTCGTCTGCGGGCCCGCGCACGGCAGGCAGGTACGCGAGGTGCATCGGCGGTTCGCCCACTGCCACCGGATCGCCGTCGGGGTCTCGGTGATCGATCCGGAGGACGACACGGTCACGGGCTTCGACGAAATCTTCGCCCGGGACCAGGGCGGACTCGGCTCGCCGGACCTTTCCCTGGGCGTGCCGACCGACACGGTACTGGTGACGGGGGTGATCCTGGCGCCGGGACAACAGGAGTACGGCGACTTGGGCCACCACGCGGCGGTGCACGCCTCGGTGAAGGACTGGATCGCCGGGGTCGACTGCGCCCGGGTGCCGCTCGACACGCGGCTGGCGGCGTCGGATTGGGAACGCTGTGAGACACCGGACCAGTTCACGTCGATCCTGTCGCATCTGGACGTCGTGGTCACGACGCGGCTGCACGGGCTGGTCCTGAGTCTGCAGGCAGGTGTGCCCGCCTTGGCCATCGACCCGGTCGAGGGCGGCGGCAAGGTCACCGCACAGGCCGACGCGCTCGGCTGGCCCGCTCTCGTGCCCGCCGAGGAAGCGGCCAACCGGGACGTGCTCGACTCCTGGTGGCGCTGGTGTTCCTCGGTACAGGGCCGGGCGATGGCCGCGCTGCGCGCGCTGCCCGGCGACGACGGGCTGATGCGGGACATGGTGAAGGCGCTCAAGACCAGGCCGGTGCGATGA
- a CDS encoding glycosyltransferase family 2 protein, with protein MSATATTVVIATRDRAPELERTLRRLTALRPPPPIVVVDNGSSDGTAAMAAAFPGVRVVRLPRNIGVSARNLGVAVARTPYVAFSDDDSWWAEDALAEAERILDTHGDVGLVAAKTLVGEEEREDPVVSLMAASPLGKPDGLPGPAVLGFLACSAVVRRSAYLQAAGFHPLLHFGAEERLLSYDLAARGWWLCYAEDVRAHHHPSPVRPSPSWRERAELRNRMLITVMRRPVRRCLAEGFRALVRVPREPHVLGALAGVLRRLPRALADRQRLPASVERRIRVLEHAHGG; from the coding sequence ATGAGCGCGACCGCGACGACGGTGGTGATCGCCACCCGCGATCGGGCACCGGAACTGGAACGGACATTGCGACGGCTCACCGCGCTGCGGCCGCCACCGCCGATCGTGGTGGTGGACAACGGCTCGTCCGACGGCACGGCGGCCATGGCCGCCGCGTTCCCGGGGGTGCGCGTCGTCCGGCTGCCCCGCAACATCGGTGTGTCCGCGAGGAATCTCGGGGTCGCGGTGGCGCGGACGCCCTATGTCGCCTTCAGCGACGACGATTCCTGGTGGGCGGAGGACGCGCTCGCCGAGGCCGAGCGCATCCTCGACACGCACGGCGACGTCGGCCTGGTCGCCGCGAAAACCCTGGTGGGGGAGGAAGAACGGGAGGATCCGGTCGTCTCGCTGATGGCCGCCAGCCCCCTCGGCAAGCCCGACGGGCTTCCCGGGCCCGCGGTGCTCGGGTTCCTCGCCTGCTCCGCGGTCGTCCGGCGGTCCGCCTATCTGCAGGCGGCGGGTTTCCACCCCCTGCTGCATTTCGGTGCCGAGGAGCGGCTGCTGTCCTACGACCTGGCTGCACGCGGCTGGTGGCTCTGCTACGCCGAGGACGTGCGGGCGCACCACCATCCGTCGCCGGTGCGGCCGTCGCCGTCGTGGCGTGAGCGCGCCGAACTCCGCAACCGGATGCTGATCACGGTGATGAGGCGGCCCGTACGCCGTTGTCTCGCCGAAGGATTCCGGGCGCTGGTCAGGGTACCCCGCGAACCACATGTGCTCGGCGCGCTCGCCGGGGTGCTCCGGCGGCTGCCCCGCGCGCTCGCCGACCGGCAACGGCTGCCCGCCTCGGTGGAGCGCCGCATCCGCGTTCTGGAACACGCCCATGGAGGATGA